The segment CGAGCAGGGAGAGCTCGACCGCGCCGATGATCCGGTGGAACCCGACCGACGACGCGATCCGGCGCGCGGTGCCCAGGAGGGAGGAGCGCGGCTGTGCGGCGGACTCCGGCATCTCCTGGCCGAGCCCGGCCTTGACCCGGGCGACGACCACGTTGTCGGTCTCCGCCTTGATCAGTGCCGCGCCCAGGGCCGCGGCCATGCCGGCGACGACCCAGCCGCCGGCCTCCCACTCGCCCTGGGCCCGGATCCCGAGCCCGATCAGCAGCGCGATCTCGGCGAGATAGTGCCCGATGCGGTCGAGGAACACGCCGGCGACGCTGGTGCGCCCCGTGTAGCGGGCGACCTCACCGTCGCAGCAGTCGAGTAGGAGGTACACCTGGATGAGCAGCGCGGTCAGGATGGCGCTCCACAGCCCGCCGAAGGCGAGCGCGGCGCCACCGAGCACGCCCGCGGCGATCATCAGGTAGGTGATCGGGTTGGGTGGCACACGCAGGCGCACGAACCCCGTACTGACGTACGGGGACAGGTCCCGCATGTACAACCGCCCCGCCCAGTGCTCCTCGTTGCGCCGTGACTTCAGGCCAGGGGGTTGGCCGGCGGCGCGCACATCAGCGACTGACGGCTTCGACATAGGCAGCCACGCTCCGTCTGATCTCCTCGGGCGGGAGGTCCAGGTGCTCCAGGACCGTGTACCGGCCCGGACGGGTGGAGGGGGCGTGTTCCACCGCGTCGACGAACTGGTCGGTGGTCAGGCCCACGTCGCTGGGGACGAGAGGCAACTCGTGGCGGAGGAGACACTCACGGATCTCCTCCATCCGGCCGCCGCCCTCGTCCAGGTAGCGCTGCCGAAGGAAGAACGCGTAGAGCGCACCCATCCCAGCCAGTTCGCCGTGATTGCTGGTTCCCGGGAACTTGTGGGTGACCGCGTGCAGTATCTCATGGCATGCCCCGCTGGCGGGCCGGCTGGATCCGGCGACCGACATCGCCATCCCCGACAACACCAGCGACTCGGCGAGCACCGTGAGGAACTCGTCGGACTCCACCGAGTCCGGGCGGTTCAGCACGGCCTCCGCCGCGACACGGGCGAAGGTCACCGCGATGCCGTCCACCCGTTCGTCGACGTGCGTGCCGGCCAGCTCCCAGTCGGCGATCGCGCTGAGGTTACTGACGACGTCGCCGACTCCGGATCGGACGAGTTTCTGGGGTCCGGACCGGACGTAGTCCACGTCCACCACCACACCGATGGGCATGGTCACCCCGTAGGAGCCCTTTCCGCTCTCGTGCTCCAGGGAGCTCACCGGCGACGCGATGCCGTCGTGGGACAGGTTGGTCGCCACGGCCACCATGGGGATCCCCGCGAGGGTCGCGGCGAACTTGGTGACGTCGATGGTCTTGCCGCCGCCGATGCCGGTGACGGCCTCGAAGGACCCGGCTCGCAGTTCGCGGCCGAGGTCGTTGGCCGCGTCGACGCTTCCGTCGTTGACGTGGAAGATCGTGCAGTTGGGGAGATCCAGGTCGGAGGCGATCTGTCCACCCTGCCCCGGCCCGACCGCGACGGCGATCCGGCCTTCGGTGGCGATGCGCCGGTCCGCGAGCAGCGAACCCAGCTCGGTGATCGCCCCGCGCCGCACGTCGATCGCCAGGGGCGAACTGATCATGCGGGCTAGTAGCGGCATGCGATCTCCCGCGCGCGCGCCAGGTCGTCGTGGTTGTCAACCTCGACCCAGTCGACGTCGCCGATGGAGACCGTGGCGACCTTACCGCCGCGGTTGACGAGCTCCTGGTAGCCGTCCTCGTAGTAGAGCTGGGGGTCGCGACGCCAGGTCGCCTCCAGCGCGTCCGCCAGGTCGTCGGCGATCGCGCCGTCGATCAGGGTCGCGCCGATGTACTCACCGGCCGCCGTGGCGGGGTCCATGAGCTTGGTGATGGTGCGGACGTAGCCGGACTCGTCCACCACCACCTTCATCTCCTCTTCGGCGAGGTCCTTGGCCGTGTCCAGGGCGAGCCGGATCGGGGCGTGGTCGGCGTCCAGCAGCGTCCGCTCGACTCCGACGGGGTGCACCGTGTCGCCGTTGACGAGCAGGGCGCCGTCGCGCAGGCACTCCCGCGCGGTCCACAGGGAGTAGGCGTTGTTCCACTCCTCGGCCTTGTCGTTGTAGACGAGCCGGATCGACACCCCGTGGCGACGCTCCATGGCCTCCTTGCGTTCCTCCACCGCGTCCGCGCGGTAGCCAACCACCACCGCGACGTCGGTCAGCCCCACGACGGCGAAGTTGTGGAGCGCGATGTCCAGGATGGTCGTCTCACCGTCGACCGGGACCAATGCCTTGGGCAATGTGTCGGTGTATGGCCGCAAGCGCCGGCCCGCTCCCGCAGCGAGAACCAGTCCAAGCATCGGGTCAACTCCTCGTCGGTGTTGAATGAGGGGGCGGCGTGTCCACACCGCCGATGTTCTATGCCTCCGTGGCGTTGGTCGAGGGGACGCGCACCGCGGAGGAGGACAGCAGCCATCGAGCCGCGGTCCATCCGTGGAGTGTCCACAGGTAGCACGTGAGCAGCACCCAGACGAGCGGCAACCATCCCAGCATCCCGCCCAGGGCGAGCAGCAGCATGCGGCCGTCCCATCCCAGCGCCGCCAAACCGATCCACGGCGCAGGGCACTCCCGGGAACGCAACCCGTCCACCACCCCACTGTGCAGAGTGACCAACGCACCCAACAACAGCAGCACAAGCGGACCGGGGACCGCGAACCCGTAACCCAGAGCAACCACGTAGAGGTACTCCGTACCACGCAGGATAGGCGCTACCAGCCAGTCCCAGCGCCCGTCGTGCCGGTGCCCCACGCCCACACCCGCCACGAGCAGGGCGACGACCGGCGCCAGCAGCGTCGTTCCGGACAGGTGGCCGAAGCCGGCGACGGCGAGGGAGACCGTGACGAGCGCCCCTACGACGGTGGGGAGCAGTGGTGGAAGTCCACCGCCGGCGAGCCGCCCCAGGGACTGGCTCAGGTAGCCGTCGTCCCGGGTGATCCGGGGGTCGACGTCGGGCTCCTCAATCCGCTGGATCATCGGCCGTCCCCTCGGTTGGTTCGGGATCCGCGAACTCCACGACGGTCGCGAGGACCGCCAACACTCCCAGTGCGATGAACGTCACGATGGCGTTGCCGAAGATGGTCGTGAGGGCGATGAGGGCGAACCGGTCCCGTTGGCCGACCGCGCGCAGTCGGGACCCTCGGCGGACGCCCGCGGACACGACACTACGAACGGGGCGGGTGACGGAACCGCACCAGCGGGCCAGTCGTGACCGGCGTGGGCGCGGGCCCACGGGCCCGCGCAGCAGCTCCGTGGTCAGGGTCGCGTCCCGCCTCCCAGGGTCCCGCGGCCGGCTGGGATCCAACCGCACCACCACGGGGTCGACGCTCGGGTCGACCATCCGGCGTGGGCGGGTGGGGCGGGTCAGTCGGGTCGGGCTGGGCGGAGCGGCCAGGCCCTCCGTCTCGATGGTCGTGGTCGCGGGCTCCTCTCGTCCCTGGACCCACCGGGCGCCACGGACCGACTCCCGCACGCCGTGCAGCCCGTAGGTGACGGCGGCCAGCAACCACACGTGGTCGAACCCGGCCGCCACTCCACCCAGTCCCACACCGATCAGGACCGGCAGCTCCCGGACGTGGCCCAGGAGCCCCGTCATCCACGGGTCGAGCACCTCGCTCCGGTCGCGCACCATGTCCAGCGTGGCGTCGGTGAGGAGCACGACGAAGAGCGCCAGCGAACCGATGATCGCCCCGAGGAGGTCACCACCGGAGAACCAGACACCGGCCAGCCCAGCGAAGATCACGCCGCAGGCGGCGAGGCGCACGACGCCCGGC is part of the Spiractinospora alimapuensis genome and harbors:
- a CDS encoding CDP-alcohol phosphatidyltransferase family protein yields the protein MSKPSVADVRAAGQPPGLKSRRNEEHWAGRLYMRDLSPYVSTGFVRLRVPPNPITYLMIAAGVLGGAALAFGGLWSAILTALLIQVYLLLDCCDGEVARYTGRTSVAGVFLDRIGHYLAEIALLIGLGIRAQGEWEAGGWVVAGMAAALGAALIKAETDNVVVARVKAGLGQEMPESAAQPRSSLLGTARRIASSVGFHRIIGAVELSLLALAAAVIDMILGDLTATRILTVACVAVAALQTVLHLVSIMASRRLH
- a CDS encoding iron-containing alcohol dehydrogenase family protein, translating into MISSPLAIDVRRGAITELGSLLADRRIATEGRIAVAVGPGQGGQIASDLDLPNCTIFHVNDGSVDAANDLGRELRAGSFEAVTGIGGGKTIDVTKFAATLAGIPMVAVATNLSHDGIASPVSSLEHESGKGSYGVTMPIGVVVDVDYVRSGPQKLVRSGVGDVVSNLSAIADWELAGTHVDERVDGIAVTFARVAAEAVLNRPDSVESDEFLTVLAESLVLSGMAMSVAGSSRPASGACHEILHAVTHKFPGTSNHGELAGMGALYAFFLRQRYLDEGGGRMEEIRECLLRHELPLVPSDVGLTTDQFVDAVEHAPSTRPGRYTVLEHLDLPPEEIRRSVAAYVEAVSR
- a CDS encoding phosphocholine cytidylyltransferase family protein, coding for MLGLVLAAGAGRRLRPYTDTLPKALVPVDGETTILDIALHNFAVVGLTDVAVVVGYRADAVEERKEAMERRHGVSIRLVYNDKAEEWNNAYSLWTARECLRDGALLVNGDTVHPVGVERTLLDADHAPIRLALDTAKDLAEEEMKVVVDESGYVRTITKLMDPATAAGEYIGATLIDGAIADDLADALEATWRRDPQLYYEDGYQELVNRGGKVATVSIGDVDWVEVDNHDDLARAREIACRY
- a CDS encoding DUF5941 domain-containing protein; translation: MIQRIEEPDVDPRITRDDGYLSQSLGRLAGGGLPPLLPTVVGALVTVSLAVAGFGHLSGTTLLAPVVALLVAGVGVGHRHDGRWDWLVAPILRGTEYLYVVALGYGFAVPGPLVLLLLGALVTLHSGVVDGLRSRECPAPWIGLAALGWDGRMLLLALGGMLGWLPLVWVLLTCYLWTLHGWTAARWLLSSSAVRVPSTNATEA